A region from the Pirellulales bacterium genome encodes:
- the xerC gene encoding site-specific tyrosine recombinase XerC, protein MRAMLDEFLEWMRIKNYSDKTVVGRQVYLNYFIDWCAERGIMEPGEVTKPMIERYQRYLYHYRKKDGDPLSFRSQHGRLLPIRAWFKWLAKNNHVLYNPASEIELPKLESRLPKFVLSASEAERVISMPNVTEALGLRDRAILETFYSTGIRRMELIGLKLYSLDADRGTVMVRQGKGRKDRMIPIGERALGWIERYLRQVRPRLLAGDTAGDVVFLTHTGQPFTPNNITQLVRDYVNAADIGKRGSCHLFRHTMATLMLENGADIRFIQAMLGHVKLTTTEIYTRVSIQKLKEIHTATHPAKAQRSP, encoded by the coding sequence ATGCGAGCCATGCTGGATGAGTTCCTGGAATGGATGCGGATCAAGAACTACTCAGACAAGACCGTGGTGGGCCGGCAGGTCTACCTGAACTACTTCATCGACTGGTGCGCCGAGCGGGGCATCATGGAGCCGGGCGAAGTCACCAAGCCGATGATTGAGCGCTACCAGCGGTATCTGTACCACTACCGAAAGAAGGACGGCGACCCGCTCAGCTTCCGCAGCCAACACGGTCGGCTGCTGCCGATCCGCGCCTGGTTCAAGTGGTTGGCCAAGAACAACCACGTGCTTTACAACCCGGCCAGCGAAATCGAACTGCCGAAGCTGGAAAGCCGGCTGCCCAAGTTCGTGCTAAGCGCCAGCGAGGCCGAGCGGGTCATCAGCATGCCCAACGTCACCGAAGCGCTGGGCCTGCGCGACCGGGCCATTCTGGAGACCTTCTATTCGACCGGCATTCGCCGCATGGAGCTAATTGGGCTCAAGCTCTACAGCCTGGACGCCGATCGCGGCACGGTCATGGTCCGACAAGGCAAGGGGCGCAAGGATCGGATGATTCCCATCGGCGAGCGGGCGCTCGGCTGGATCGAACGCTACCTGCGCCAAGTGCGGCCACGCTTGCTGGCCGGCGATACGGCTGGCGACGTGGTGTTTCTGACGCACACGGGCCAGCCGTTCACGCCGAACAATATCACCCAACTGGTGCGCGACTACGTGAACGCAGCGGATATCGGCAAGCGCGGCAGTTGCCACCTGTTCCGCCACACGATGGCCACACTGATGTTGGAGAACGGCGCGGACATTCGCTTCATCCAGGCCATGCTGGGCCACGTGAAGCTGACGACGACCGAAATCTACACGCGCGTCAGCATCCAAAAGCTGAAGGAAATCCATACGGCCACCCATCCGGCCAAGGCGCAGCGCTCGCCCTGA